TAAGTGGGCGGTTCGTCTATTATGAAGCAAGTGTGGAGGACAAGATCGATTAGGCATATCTGAATCATTAATGTTGGATTCAAGAGTAGAGTAGGTTTTTTTGGTGGCATTTGGGAGATTGCAattgtgagttttttttttttttcgagaagATAATTATTGTATAATCTATTGAATAGAGGTGGTAATATGGATAAATGgttcataattggttttgatttaacggatggtggatgaaatttatccaatccatttaaatccatttaataaatggatctaaatggatggatctaaatgaattaaataaaaaccaattatccatttataatccatttaaatattttcgtattttttttttgtcagatcTTTCGATATGAAATAGCCACTTTGGGCCCTGACTAATCCGGAGTTGAGCCAGGTTGCACCCCATAAGAGGCGCAAGCTCTCCCTATAAGAGTTGTAGTGCTTCTggtaaaaatgcatttttaggTGCTAAAAGCAAAACGTTTGGTGAATATCATCCTATAAAATTAGGAGTAAAAATTTTTGTGTTAAAAACACTTTTAGCAAAAGGTTAAATTTGGTACTTTTATAGTAgcttttgtgatttaaaaaataaaacattgaatttaatcattttatcctatattatgaactaaataaagagataaatacatttaaaattttttaaattacatattatccAATACAATAAGTATTTATTGAACAATATCtccaaataatatattttaaaacatttaaatacttaataagtatttttattaaaaactctattaaaaaattattttttaataagttATTGTAACTCGCAACAGGCCCTTGGTAGAAGGCAAAGAACATGTGATTATTAAGCAACTAAAGGGAAAAAtctacaaaaaagaaaaagacgaaAATATACTGAAGGAAGTAGAAGACAATAACAAAAAAGGATTCTTCTCAGATTTAACAAACTCATAGAGGCCAGTTGTCAATATTTTGACTGTGTTTCTAGCTCCACTTCTTGTGAACGTGATGATGTTCTCTAGTTTTGTGGGGCCACAACGATGACGCTTTctggaaggaagaaaagaagttATTTGTGAGTCCTGGGTCCGTCTTTCCATTGCATTCTATTTTGctaaatggatttatatggaTCAAGTGGATAAACCATGTAAATCCATCAATTTACATGGTAGGAAAAGGAGACGAATATGAAGAGACTCAATTATAACTCGGAAGACCACCACCAGCAGTTGTGAGTCGTGACTGAAGAAAAATACTAACAGTACATACTACACAGGATGACAGGAGAGTGCTTCCATTGAAGTTTATCAAGTTCAATTTCCTTTTTCTGCGACCACGAGATCTCGTCTCATTCATCAAATAAAATTGTAAAATAGTGCTGCTGGGAAATACTCAAATATAATTTGCTTTTTCCACATTGGCGGAGCTACAAAAATTTTTCATGTGGGGGTGCACGAATTtatgtgtttggatagcaagttatttggccaaatatatttgcttacatcaccattacaatttccaatacacctttttatcttcccaattacctttttatctcacatacatcacatcataaaaagtgctacagtaaaaatatctcaaataacttacaatccaaacacatggATATGATAAATAGTAGTATAATAAATAGTAGTATAATAAATGGATATGatcaaatttatttattaataaatacatTTTCCATAATTTGCTCATGACAGATTTTTCATAACCTtctttttactttaattttaaaatattgtcTTCTCAACATGAAAAGAATTGCCTGCAACTAGCATTATTGATTATACTGCTTACTAGAGACTAGAAATTGATTTTCGAGCTATTATTGCCTATTCCTCCTGATGGAGGAAGGAAGCCAATTTCTTCAGCAGGGTGACGGCGTTTGTACAGGTTGGATTGAATAGATGGAACGCATGCCCCTCTCCCGGGGTCTCCAGGATCTCCACCTTGCCTTTCCATCCACTCTCCTTCAGGACATCATAGTAAAGCCAACCCCTCTCCTTCATTTCATCAAATTCAGCAACACAAATGAGAACCCTTTCGCAGCCTAGCCTCGACAACCTCGAATCCGCGGCGGGGTTTATCCTGGGATCATCCCATCCGGCTGTAGCAGGACAAGCAAAATTCCAGGCAGCGGTGGGACTCAAACCCCCTTTTTTACTAGCAAAATCTGGATGGATCACGCCAAGGCCTACTAGCTTAACCCCTCCCAGACCTTCCTCTTCTCCTGCCCGGACGGCCATGGCATGCGCAATGGTAGATCCGGCACTATCTCCCGCGACAAAAGCTCTCTGGAAATCTGCATATTCGTTCAGCCACGCTTCAGGACCATGGCCAGCAGAATGTGAAGCAGCCCACTTGAGTGCGTCCCATGAATCTTCAAAAGCTGCAGGCAGAGGATGTTCAGGTGCCAATCTATAGTCAATTGATATTGCTACAACGTTGGCACTTGCCACAACGGAAGTGAGATAGTGGTGGTAAGTGGCGCAGAATGGTGAGCCAAACATATAGGCCCCTCCGTGGAAGTAAATTAAGAGAGGGAGCTTTGGCTTTGGCTTTGGCTTTGGCGTTCGGTCTGGTGTGATTGTGATGCTGCTTGGTATAAATAGACGGGCGGATACAGcagcagcagtagtattttCTGGCACAATTGTAACATCTTCAGAGGAAACGCCAGTCTCGGAACCAAGGGAGGCAGGGACTACATCAGTGCCGAAGAATCTTTCCACTCGTCCGTTTTTGTACGATCGGAAATATGGAAGAAATTCAAACTCTatttcactcattttttttgTGCTTGAGTTGTAGTCGTCTGTTTGATTTGGGAAGAGCGAGACGCATACACAAggagcacaaaaaaaaaaaagaacgttGTACAATTAGAAAGCCCCGAGGATGGAGAAGGGAGAAGGGGGCGAAGATTGGTGTCAACTTACAAACAAAATGCTCTTACAAACAGAGTACATTTATTTGCTCTTCTTGTTGTTGGACGACAAACCAAGGAAACGTGTAGTGCATGCTACAACTCTTACGGGCAGGCACTGGGTCGATTCCATTTCATCTTTTTTTCTCCACCATCTATCTATCTCTGTGGTGTCTAGTGGCCTCTTTTCTTCTATCAATCTATAATAAAGCGAACAAGAAAGCACTCCGCACGGTTTCCGCAGTTACATGCCTCAACAAACACCAATGTGTCATCTAGCGGGCCAGAATGAATGGGGGATCAATGCGTCGTCGTATAGCATCAAAAGGCAAGTGGATAGAGaagcaattcacttcaaattcaAACCATGTGTGTAGAATTGAAGGGAAAATTCATGATGAAGTATTGATGAAGTGGTGATGATCGATCATTGATCACATTAGACAtctacccccccccccccacacacacacacacacacgcacaaaAACACCACAAAAAAATCCAGAATTTTTATGTTCTAAGGCCTCAATTTTAGCCATTCAACCAAGGCATTCTCGACCCAAGTACTAATAGCTTGAGCAAGATTTatggaaaattaaaatattcaCCTTACTCCAACTTCAAGGTTTTATTAATTGCAAATCACAAGTATAAACTCATCCTTATTTCTTGTAAATTTTTTAAGAGCAATTCACAAACTTCAAACCACCCTTTTATTTTGTGAAAGTAATTTGACAATCTTCAAATAAGAGTGGAATAGACAAGATGTCAGATTACTTGCAACATGGCCAATTTGTTGGGACAGAAAATTAAttgttaaaatttatttgtttgtattatcaacacatttttttatccacctttttatctcacttatattaaatcaaaaaattgttatgatactttttttaaaaaaaaaatatttcaagtaaCCTATTATCAAAACACACCCctagtttgtttggattgtagtttatttacaaatttctatttatttctatcattaatatattttttaattacttttttttatctcacatatatcacattattaaaaaaatattatagtattttttttttcaaaatattatcCCAAATAACATCCTACTATTTCCACTTGATTGCAACCCAATAGTTCTTGTGccccttgtttttcttcttattgCCCAAGTCACCACTCACCACACATCTATTCTCTCTCCGGTTCGCCTCGTTTGTTTCCctgatattttatttattttccctcCCTTTCACAAAAACCCCTAAACTGATTTTCATTCTCCTCCGCTCTTCCCTAACTCTGTCTTCCAACTCCTCTATCTCCTCACAGTGTTATCTTCTTTCCTGCTCATGGAGAGAGCGGCTCTTTTACGCTCTCTTTCTTCTACTTCTCAGCTCGCTGGCTCCAGAATATTCTGCCGTTCGTTACACCGATTAGCACGCTTCTCTCCTAAACGACACCGTCCACTTGCAAAAACTCAGCAACGATCGATTCTCCCGTGCCGTCATCACCTTCCCTTGCTCACCGCTGTCTCACATCCTTCACTTCATTTCCGAAGAGACTTCTCCCCTTACTCCATCAGAGCTATTGCCACATCAGCACCACAGTCCTCTCCAGgcatttaattttattgtttttttgtttttaaactcAATCCCCGTTTTGTTAATTGGTATGTTTTGCTGCTGGAATTTAGTTTTATCCTTTTAATCTGTGGATGCTACTGTAGAGGTGCTTGGCGCGGATGATGATGTGGCTGACAAGCTTGGTTTTGATAAGGTGTCGGAGCAGTTTATTGAGGAGTGTAAATCGCGAGCTATTTTGTATAAGCACAGGAAGACGGGAGCTGAAATTATGTCGATTTCAAATGACGATGAGAACAAATGCTTTGGCATTGTCTTCCGGACACCTCCGTAAGGATGACTAAATGCTATTTAGCTCGTATTTTTTTTCATCTACCTATGTATCGCATCACCCAATGCGCTTTTTAGTATCTGGCTTATCTACGCAGTTTTCCATCTGTACTTTGGACTGGTTGGGCCTGTCATGATTTATGATGATTCGTAGTATTTATGTAGTGATGAGTTATGAGGGTGAATTAATTGAGGCatatatattttgtattttgtgGTTTTGCCGAGGAAGCAAGTAGGAGCATATTTTCCTACTAGCATGCATGACACGGATTGAATGTTTGCATGAAATTAGAGCTAAAGATGTCAAGAGAGGTCAAATTGGCGATCCTTGTTGAGGAATTTTACAAACTAGAGCATGTGGAAGCAAGCTTTCAGTAAAAGATTGTTTGTGAAACACATCGTTTTGCATCTGCTAATGCAAGATATCTGTTGGTTGGACAGTCCCTTGTACAATTGCATTCTGTTTTCATGTTCATTTTTGTCACTTGGAGATGGAAGAAGATAGTGTTTTGTCAATCTGCACAGTGCTGCAACTTCTTTGGCTGTACTCCTTGAACATGTCCATGCTTTTGTTCAGCATCAGATAGTGCATCACAGTTCTAATCTATAATAAGTAGCAGCACTATGTGTTGAGTGATGAATAATGTCAATAGTTCTTTATTGGATTCAAGAAATTACCCTTGTTCAtgtcttgaaaattttgatgcaGGAAGGATTCTACAGGAATTCCTCACATCTTGGAGCACAGTGTCCTGTGTGGTTCAAGAAAGTATCCCTTGAAAGAACCATTTGTTGAGTTATTAAAAGGGAGTTTGCATACATTTTTAAATGCATTTACCTACCCAGATAGGACTTGCTATCCAGTAGCTTCAACAAATGCAAAGGTCTGAAAATTTCATCAAGTTTCTTTGAGAACTTATATTTGGTTTTTGTTGTTCTTATTCCCAACTGATGGTAAATGGTTTTACTGTCAAAACAGGACTTTTATAATTTGGTTGATGTATATTTAGATGCTGTCTTTTTTCCTCAATGTGCGGACAATCTCCAGATATTTCAACAAGAGGGGTGGCATTATGAGCTGAATGACCCTTCTGACGATATAACATTTAAAGGTTCATAGAACACTATTTGAATCATATCAAATTGTTTTAGTTATTGATCCTTTCAGAAGTTAATTTTCAGACTGGAATATGAAATGCATTCTTTTTCATGTCCTTATAATGTTACTTAAAAAAGCATGAAGCTACAGCTTCAAATGACAACCGACAAACTTATGGCATTGTCAAACTCAGGTGTTGTCTTCAATGAAATGAAAGGTGTTTATTCCCAGCCTGATAACATCTTAGGCAGGACTTCCCAGCAGGTGAGCTACATCACTCTTCTCCTCCTCATTctattttcttgcttttctgGAAGGAATGCTTTTGTGCTTGGACTTTTGAGTATTCTGTCATGATACTATTTGCTTGAATTTATGATTGAATAGTTCTGCCTAATTGCTAACTGTATTCTGTACTGTAAATGCAATAATTATTGTCTTGAGCATTTGTAATGTTAATCTTTCACTTTGGTGGTTGCAGGCTCTTTTCCCAGACAATACATATGGTGTTGATAGTGGTGGTGACCCTCAAGTTATTCCCAAGCTAACATTTGAGGAGTTTAAGGTTTTCTCAGCGTCCTGCTCCTATTTCCCGCGttaaatatttcttttca
This portion of the Coffea arabica cultivar ET-39 chromosome 2e, Coffea Arabica ET-39 HiFi, whole genome shotgun sequence genome encodes:
- the LOC113731396 gene encoding probable carboxylesterase 2, which gives rise to MSEIEFEFLPYFRSYKNGRVERFFGTDVVPASLGSETGVSSEDVTIVPENTTAAAVSARLFIPSSITITPDRTPKPKPKPKLPLLIYFHGGAYMFGSPFCATYHHYLTSVVASANVVAISIDYRLAPEHPLPAAFEDSWDALKWAASHSAGHGPEAWLNEYADFQRAFVAGDSAGSTIAHAMAVRAGEEEGLGGVKLVGLGVIHPDFASKKGGLSPTAAWNFACPATAGWDDPRINPAADSRLSRLGCERVLICVAEFDEMKERGWLYYDVLKESGWKGKVEILETPGEGHAFHLFNPTCTNAVTLLKKLASFLHQEE